One region of Peribacillus simplex genomic DNA includes:
- a CDS encoding Na+/H+ antiporter subunit A, which yields MSLLHWAVLSPFLFALIVPILYKLFRQIHTGWFVLILPILLFTYFSRFINLTKQGDIITERAAWIPSLGIHIDFYVDGLGLLFALLITGIGSLVVLYSVFYLSKEKEKLNQFYVFLLLFMGAMLGVVLSDNLIVLYSFWEFTSLSSFLLIGYWNERERSRYGAQKSLLITVLGGLSLLGGIILLSIMGNTFSIRELIAQTGELMDHSLFIPALLLVLLGAFTKSAQFPFHIWLPDAMEAPTPVSAYLHSATMVKAGIYLVARLSPVFAESGLWFWLVSITGLITLFWGSFSAIKQTDLKGILAFSTISQLGLIMSLLGLGAAALHYDSLGENIYLAATVAAVFHLINHATFKGSLFMVAGIIDHETGTRDIRKLGGLMQLMPITFTVAAIGAFSMAGLPPFNGFLSKEMFLASMVHVLELNIFNMETWGILFPVIAWVASVFTFIYSMIVVLKPFTGKLQLQLLDKKPHEAPVGMLISPVILASLVIIFGIFPNLLSSSIIEPAVASIQPSLAGPDFQVHIEFWHGFKPEFWMTVGIIAFGIILYKTFPRWQKIHQWMPERLSLNAFYDNGIRGLERSASSVMKFLMTGSIRMYLLSIFLFFILSLGFTLYWKDAFKLDTGNFAPIGLYELVLAAIIVISSIAILFARSRLTSIIILGAVGYTISLFFVLLRAPDLALTQLVIETISVSLFLLCFFHLPLMASRKEERMTFRLNNALISIGVGVIVTLIALSAHSNKLFDSISSYYLENAYKEAGGKNVVNVILVDFRGLDTMFEISVLSIAALGIFAMIKLRLTGGKDKS from the coding sequence ATGTCTTTACTGCATTGGGCGGTATTATCACCGTTTCTATTTGCACTTATTGTACCAATATTATACAAACTATTCCGACAAATACATACAGGATGGTTTGTATTGATTTTACCGATTCTCCTTTTCACCTATTTTTCAAGGTTCATTAACTTGACCAAACAAGGGGATATCATTACGGAAAGGGCTGCATGGATTCCTTCACTCGGAATTCATATTGATTTCTATGTAGATGGACTAGGACTTTTGTTCGCCTTGCTCATTACGGGGATAGGTTCACTTGTCGTTCTTTATTCGGTTTTCTATTTATCGAAAGAGAAAGAAAAGCTGAACCAATTTTACGTCTTCCTTTTGCTTTTCATGGGAGCGATGCTGGGCGTCGTCCTTTCCGATAACCTAATTGTCCTTTATTCATTTTGGGAATTCACGAGTTTATCATCTTTTCTATTGATAGGATATTGGAACGAAAGGGAGCGTTCACGTTATGGAGCGCAGAAATCCCTGCTGATCACCGTGCTTGGAGGCTTAAGCCTGCTTGGAGGAATCATTCTCCTTTCCATTATGGGAAACACATTCAGCATACGTGAATTGATAGCACAAACCGGGGAACTTATGGACCACTCGCTCTTCATTCCTGCACTTTTGCTTGTGCTGCTTGGCGCATTCACCAAATCCGCACAGTTCCCGTTCCATATCTGGCTTCCTGACGCGATGGAAGCTCCGACACCTGTCAGCGCTTACCTTCATTCCGCGACAATGGTCAAGGCCGGAATTTATCTGGTTGCTCGCTTAAGTCCTGTTTTTGCAGAATCCGGATTATGGTTCTGGCTCGTTTCGATTACCGGATTGATTACCTTGTTCTGGGGCTCATTCTCTGCAATCAAGCAGACTGATTTAAAGGGGATTCTTGCTTTTTCCACCATCAGTCAGCTCGGATTGATCATGTCGCTTTTGGGACTTGGTGCGGCGGCTCTCCACTATGATTCGTTAGGGGAAAATATATACTTGGCAGCCACGGTTGCAGCAGTATTCCACCTAATTAATCATGCGACCTTTAAAGGCAGCCTTTTCATGGTTGCAGGCATCATTGATCATGAAACCGGTACGCGTGATATCAGGAAGCTTGGCGGATTGATGCAGTTGATGCCGATTACTTTCACCGTCGCCGCCATAGGTGCTTTTTCAATGGCTGGACTTCCGCCCTTCAATGGTTTTTTAAGTAAGGAAATGTTCTTGGCCAGCATGGTGCATGTATTGGAATTGAATATCTTCAATATGGAGACATGGGGTATACTGTTCCCTGTTATAGCATGGGTTGCCAGTGTATTCACTTTTATTTACAGCATGATCGTCGTGCTCAAGCCCTTTACAGGCAAACTTCAGTTACAACTATTGGACAAGAAGCCCCACGAGGCACCGGTAGGGATGTTGATTTCCCCGGTCATCCTTGCTTCGTTGGTCATCATTTTCGGTATTTTTCCAAACTTGCTCTCTTCATCGATCATTGAACCTGCGGTAGCTAGCATACAGCCAAGCTTGGCGGGTCCGGATTTCCAAGTCCATATCGAATTCTGGCATGGATTTAAACCTGAATTTTGGATGACGGTCGGCATCATTGCATTTGGAATCATTTTATACAAAACGTTTCCGAGGTGGCAAAAGATCCACCAGTGGATGCCTGAACGTTTATCCCTGAATGCTTTTTATGACAACGGGATAAGGGGGCTGGAACGATCAGCATCCTCCGTCATGAAATTTTTAATGACAGGTTCGATTCGGATGTATTTGCTTTCCATATTCCTTTTCTTCATTCTTTCATTGGGCTTTACACTCTATTGGAAGGATGCCTTTAAATTGGATACAGGAAATTTTGCCCCGATCGGCTTATATGAATTGGTATTAGCGGCAATCATCGTGATTAGCTCGATCGCCATCTTGTTTGCAAGATCCCGTTTAACCTCCATTATTATTCTAGGAGCGGTCGGTTATACGATTTCCCTATTTTTCGTTTTGCTGCGGGCACCGGATTTAGCCTTGACTCAACTGGTCATCGAAACGATTTCGGTATCCCTGTTTTTGCTCTGTTTCTTCCACCTTCCGTTAATGGCAAGCAGAAAGGAAGAACGGATGACATTCAGGTTGAATAACGCCCTGATATCCATTGGTGTAGGAGTCATCGTGACACTGATTGCCTTATCGGCACATAGCAATAAACTATTTGATTCCATATCAAGTTACTATCTTGAAAATGCTTATAAGGAAGCAGGCGGGAAAAACGTCGTAAATGTCATTCTTGTTGACTTCCGCGGACTTGATACGATGTTTGAAATCAGTGTCCTTTCCATCGCTGCGCTCGGAATATTCGCGA